Proteins from one Mesotoga infera genomic window:
- a CDS encoding InlB B-repeat-containing protein, with the protein MKKRTLTLAFFVSVVFGLFLLSGCLKLRGEVEIDARFTPVTEWPLLSQNEFKAELSVSKTGAAVSLEIIADGFVSQGDFKLEKGQAVIEDLVVESGIKELTIIARDSKGKELARKMFSISAKEDEFVAGSVDSRTGIYITASSFPVDEGFFLVYPYAEWFGPADIGGERLFVFYSADYLEGLSPMDRYKISRVILRAEDPTNVEEAAFLLRVEDIWKYFEFPEAAKKMDYEVAIGGGLISPTAVDVQSRRRFDIKDRVYLYAVIFHAVPEDCGNPEINAGSVIYHGSFCAEGVADNLVADAFPGVDCVFLAWYDDPGLEEAHNLGEADPLLYHLTAGEVPQFPHKFDIYANYGLAYFEIAVDIDPTDSGTITVDNHEVTIPYAGDHRYAEEVRLEAFPANCYDFVGWYENGTEVSISNPYAFVVYQSRTLTARFTTSQHTVKIDPDPQDAGKIKVDGAAAVETYEATHLCGSLLEAEAVPGECHYFRNWTENGQELSTERTYEILVSGDRTIKTNFLSWNDLFDSLDTVIVYHGLGMASYNIVLSGNASELPPEVEKLEIWSDTGVMFVGGYGGEEGPFSSGNPYALTGAELASADWPHEITLTYGEGETLNDYPEKLYIRVNEALSCVVELDVPQPAWEGWDSSHHLFTQSNPDTGGTVEGAGTYEAGQKVYLTALPAENFEFVNWTATAGTLESPDEAETNYTMPSEDATVTANFARTGYRVLFKEKNNLAGVSIQLYKNSGEPSYDYVPMGDPLVTDINGEASINLESGYYYFEASKQGYEVWAVYFDVIDKNLEQDIVMEAKKYAVNFKTTAKVLTGLFEIKIYSKANMEEGDLVATLNHDNAETGTANLLSGRYWFRLKHRSAYTGRNVDFSFSGTFEVKDDTNLEYYLENDLALPDDIYKYRINFMYDYFGTAVTISSEGRFKVEDGLEINMQMKTDIYDSPGTYFFRNKGQTKVFIETWGGGGGGAYARSVVTITDPSYNIVVGGGGNGGIGNNNGNDGQPSIFGENLVVAAGGKGGSYIPKGNEGSYPGAGGSIDDSVGDIKYSGGNGDNGGGGGAGSTASGGDSNGNAKGAGGYESGGDGGWVPVYNGSNSGQITGGGGSGANRTSNGGT; encoded by the coding sequence ATGAAGAAAAGAACGCTCACTCTGGCTTTCTTCGTGTCTGTTGTTTTTGGATTGTTTTTGCTATCCGGTTGTCTAAAGCTCCGGGGAGAGGTTGAGATAGATGCCAGATTCACTCCGGTCACGGAATGGCCGCTGTTGAGTCAGAATGAATTCAAGGCGGAGTTGTCTGTCTCGAAGACAGGCGCTGCGGTCAGCCTGGAGATCATCGCTGATGGCTTCGTATCTCAAGGTGATTTTAAGCTTGAAAAGGGGCAGGCAGTTATCGAGGATCTCGTAGTCGAGAGTGGTATAAAAGAGCTGACGATCATTGCAAGAGATTCGAAGGGCAAAGAGCTCGCAAGAAAGATGTTCTCTATTTCCGCTAAAGAAGATGAATTTGTAGCAGGTTCTGTCGATAGCCGCACGGGCATCTATATAACCGCGAGCTCATTTCCGGTAGATGAAGGTTTCTTTCTCGTCTATCCTTATGCTGAATGGTTCGGCCCGGCAGATATCGGTGGAGAAAGGCTTTTTGTCTTTTACTCCGCGGATTACCTGGAAGGGCTATCGCCCATGGATAGATACAAGATAAGCAGGGTGATACTCAGGGCGGAAGATCCGACAAATGTTGAAGAGGCGGCCTTTCTTTTAAGAGTAGAGGACATCTGGAAGTATTTCGAATTTCCCGAGGCCGCCAAAAAGATGGACTATGAAGTCGCGATCGGAGGTGGTCTCATAAGCCCGACCGCGGTTGATGTTCAGTCTCGCAGAAGATTCGATATTAAGGACCGCGTTTATTTATACGCGGTTATTTTTCACGCTGTTCCAGAGGATTGCGGAAATCCCGAGATCAACGCCGGTTCGGTTATCTATCATGGAAGCTTTTGCGCAGAAGGAGTGGCTGACAACCTTGTCGCAGACGCCTTTCCCGGCGTAGATTGCGTCTTTCTCGCCTGGTACGACGACCCGGGATTGGAAGAAGCACACAATCTAGGAGAGGCCGATCCATTGCTCTATCATCTGACAGCCGGCGAGGTCCCGCAGTTTCCCCATAAGTTCGACATCTACGCCAATTACGGGCTGGCTTATTTCGAGATAGCTGTCGATATCGATCCAACCGATTCGGGGACGATAACCGTTGACAATCATGAAGTGACAATACCTTATGCGGGAGACCACCGTTACGCAGAAGAAGTCAGGTTGGAAGCCTTCCCGGCAAACTGCTACGACTTTGTCGGCTGGTATGAAAACGGGACGGAAGTCAGTATAAGCAACCCTTACGCTTTCGTAGTCTACCAGTCTCGAACTTTGACTGCCAGATTCACTACAAGCCAGCATACGGTCAAGATCGATCCCGATCCTCAAGACGCCGGAAAAATCAAAGTCGACGGAGCAGCGGCCGTTGAAACATACGAAGCGACTCACCTATGCGGAAGCCTTCTGGAGGCAGAAGCGGTGCCGGGAGAGTGCCACTACTTTCGCAACTGGACCGAGAATGGTCAGGAACTAAGCACGGAGAGGACATATGAGATTTTAGTGAGCGGCGATAGAACAATAAAGACGAACTTTCTCAGCTGGAACGACCTCTTCGATTCGCTGGATACCGTCATTGTGTATCACGGATTGGGTATGGCCTCTTACAACATTGTTTTGAGCGGCAACGCATCGGAACTGCCGCCAGAGGTAGAGAAACTCGAAATCTGGTCCGACACGGGAGTCATGTTCGTCGGAGGTTATGGAGGAGAAGAAGGCCCTTTCTCATCGGGAAACCCATATGCGCTGACCGGCGCAGAGCTTGCTTCCGCCGATTGGCCCCATGAGATAACCCTAACCTATGGCGAAGGCGAGACGCTGAACGATTATCCTGAAAAGCTATATATAAGGGTTAATGAAGCGTTGAGCTGTGTTGTCGAGTTGGATGTACCTCAACCGGCCTGGGAGGGCTGGGATTCAAGTCACCATCTGTTCACGCAGTCCAACCCGGATACAGGTGGAACGGTCGAGGGAGCCGGTACTTACGAAGCGGGTCAGAAGGTTTACCTGACGGCTCTTCCGGCCGAGAACTTCGAATTCGTAAACTGGACGGCGACGGCCGGCACTCTTGAATCTCCAGACGAAGCGGAAACCAACTACACCATGCCCTCCGAAGACGCGACCGTTACCGCGAACTTCGCGCGTACCGGTTACAGGGTCCTCTTCAAAGAGAAAAACAATCTTGCGGGTGTATCGATACAGCTCTATAAGAACTCGGGCGAGCCATCTTACGATTACGTTCCAATGGGCGATCCACTGGTTACGGATATCAATGGCGAAGCGTCCATCAATCTTGAGAGTGGCTACTACTACTTCGAAGCTTCAAAGCAGGGATATGAAGTCTGGGCAGTTTATTTTGATGTTATTGATAAAAACCTTGAACAGGATATCGTCATGGAAGCGAAGAAGTATGCGGTTAATTTCAAAACTACCGCGAAGGTTCTCACGGGGCTGTTCGAGATCAAAATATACTCGAAAGCGAACATGGAAGAAGGAGATCTAGTGGCGACACTGAACCACGATAACGCCGAGACGGGGACGGCAAACCTTCTGTCGGGAAGATACTGGTTCAGGTTGAAGCACCGTTCGGCCTATACAGGAAGAAACGTAGATTTTTCCTTCTCGGGCACTTTCGAAGTGAAAGACGACACCAATCTCGAATATTATCTGGAGAACGATCTTGCCTTACCGGACGATATCTACAAGTACAGAATCAACTTCATGTACGACTACTTTGGTACGGCCGTAACCATCTCATCTGAAGGCAGATTCAAAGTCGAAGATGGACTCGAGATCAATATGCAGATGAAGACTGATATATACGACTCTCCCGGAACATACTTCTTCCGCAATAAAGGTCAAACAAAGGTCTTCATTGAAACCTGGGGCGGCGGAGGCGGTGGAGCCTACGCCAGAAGCGTTGTGACCATTACAGATCCATCCTATAACATCGTAGTCGGTGGCGGTGGAAACGGTGGCATCGGAAACAATAATGGAAACGATGGTCAACCCAGTATCTTTGGAGAAAACCTCGTAGTCGCCGCGGGCGGAAAGGGTGGCTCCTATATTCCCAAAGGTAATGAAGGCTCCTATCCGGGTGCCGGTGGATCGATAGATGACTCCGTTGGTGATATAAAGTATTCGGGCGGAAATGGCGATAACGGCGGAGGCGGAGGTGCAGGCTCAACTGCCAGTGGAGGAGACTCTAACGGTAACGCTAAGGGAGCCGGAGGATACGAAAGCGGAGGCGACGGCGGCTGGGTACCGGTTTATAACGGTTCAAACAGCGGACAAATAACTGGCGGAGGAGGAAGCGGAGCTAATAGAACCAGTAATGGAGGAACTTAA
- a CDS encoding TetR/AcrR family transcriptional regulator, which translates to MKDATTIAMDFVHTGIVQMIRDGKLDIETDRLRFIDGGAVRDFFRKVMNYYERSLDFVLEKRAVIRILMLESLKDSKHHNDLFRFMELTGDGEDNPVFKTIYEADRDFTYSGDMSVFKFFFSIIPLINFAAHYEEYKAISSMSDSELKESFLRSFKIIFASLISGSEILLRNDKTRDI; encoded by the coding sequence ATGAAGGACGCAACTACCATCGCAATGGATTTCGTTCACACTGGCATAGTTCAGATGATCAGAGACGGGAAACTAGACATCGAAACCGACAGGCTCCGTTTCATCGACGGCGGAGCGGTCCGTGATTTCTTCAGAAAGGTCATGAATTACTACGAGCGTTCGCTGGATTTCGTGCTGGAAAAAAGAGCCGTCATACGCATACTCATGCTTGAATCTCTCAAGGACAGCAAGCACCACAACGATCTTTTCAGATTTATGGAACTTACGGGCGACGGGGAAGACAACCCCGTATTCAAAACTATCTACGAGGCCGACAGGGATTTCACATATTCGGGAGATATGTCGGTGTTCAAATTTTTCTTCTCTATAATACCGCTGATCAATTTCGCCGCTCATTACGAAGAGTACAAAGCCATTAGCTCGATGAGCGATAGTGAATTGAAAGAATCTTTTCTACGCTCTTTCAAGATAATCTTCGCCTCGCTCATATCGGGAAGCGAGATACTCTTGCGCAACGACAAAACCAGAGATATTTAG
- a CDS encoding InlB B-repeat-containing protein: MRKILIAILLLYVLFLLTSCLIKPVVLSLSIIPQSSGTFSGTGVYLKGEYVTITADATECFMFIGWYDRENDS; encoded by the coding sequence ATGCGAAAAATACTGATTGCGATCTTATTGCTGTATGTCTTATTCTTGCTGACTTCCTGCTTAATAAAGCCAGTTGTGTTGTCGTTATCGATTATCCCTCAGAGCAGCGGAACATTTTCGGGGACGGGTGTATATCTGAAGGGTGAATATGTAACTATAACGGCGGATGCAACTGAATGCTTCATGTTTATCGGCTGGTATGACAGAGAGAATGATTCTTAG